In the Arthrobacter zhaoxinii genome, one interval contains:
- the gatB gene encoding Asp-tRNA(Asn)/Glu-tRNA(Gln) amidotransferase subunit GatB: MSVHIQDETLSFEEAMEKYDPVLGFEVHVELNTKTKMFSDAPNIFGDEPNTAVTPVDLGMPGVLPVVNKTAVEYSILIGLALNCKIAETCTFARKQYFYPDTPKNFQTSQYEDPIAYDGYLDIELEDGTVFRVEIERAHMEEDAGKLTHMGGAAGRIQGADFSLVDYNRAGVPLVEIVTKPIEGAGSRAPELAKAYVAAIREIVKNLGVSDAKMERGNVRCDANVSLRPYGQEKFGTRSETKNVNSLRAVERAVRFEIQRHAAVLDSGNSIVQETRHWHEDTRSTTSGRPKSDADDYRYFPEPDLLPVVTTTEWIEELRSRLPEPPAERRKRLKEDWGYSDAEFRDVVNAGVMEAIEETIAAGASAQVARKWWMGEVARRAKEAEVDPVDVGVTPELIVELDRLVQAGKINDKLARQVLDGVLAGEGTPEEVIEGRGLAVVSDDGPLLEAIDAALAAQPDVADKIRGGKVQAVGAIVGGVMKATRGQADAGRVRELILERLGVQG; this comes from the coding sequence ATGTCCGTCCATATCCAGGATGAAACCCTGTCCTTCGAAGAGGCCATGGAGAAGTACGATCCGGTGCTGGGGTTCGAGGTCCATGTGGAGCTGAACACCAAGACCAAGATGTTCTCCGACGCCCCCAACATCTTCGGCGACGAGCCCAACACCGCCGTCACGCCGGTGGACCTGGGCATGCCCGGCGTGCTGCCGGTGGTGAACAAGACCGCTGTGGAGTACTCGATCCTCATCGGCCTGGCGCTGAACTGCAAGATCGCCGAAACCTGCACCTTCGCCCGGAAGCAGTACTTCTACCCGGACACACCCAAGAACTTCCAGACCTCCCAGTACGAAGACCCCATCGCGTACGACGGCTACCTGGACATCGAGCTCGAAGACGGCACTGTGTTCCGCGTCGAGATTGAACGCGCCCACATGGAGGAAGACGCCGGCAAGCTGACGCACATGGGAGGCGCAGCCGGCCGCATCCAGGGCGCCGACTTCTCCCTGGTGGACTACAACCGCGCCGGCGTTCCGCTGGTTGAGATTGTCACCAAGCCGATCGAAGGCGCCGGATCGCGTGCCCCCGAGCTGGCCAAGGCCTACGTGGCCGCCATCCGGGAAATCGTGAAGAACCTCGGGGTCTCCGACGCGAAGATGGAGCGCGGCAACGTCCGCTGCGACGCCAACGTGTCGCTGCGCCCGTACGGCCAGGAAAAGTTCGGCACGCGGTCGGAAACGAAGAACGTCAACTCGCTGCGCGCCGTCGAACGCGCCGTCCGCTTCGAGATCCAGCGCCACGCCGCCGTCCTGGACTCCGGCAACTCGATTGTCCAGGAGACCCGGCACTGGCACGAGGACACCCGCTCCACCACCTCGGGCCGGCCGAAGTCCGACGCCGATGACTACCGGTACTTCCCGGAACCTGACCTCCTGCCCGTGGTCACCACCACGGAATGGATCGAAGAGCTGCGCTCCCGCCTGCCCGAGCCGCCGGCCGAACGCCGGAAGCGGCTCAAGGAGGACTGGGGATACTCCGACGCCGAGTTCCGCGACGTCGTCAACGCCGGAGTCATGGAAGCCATCGAGGAAACCATTGCCGCCGGCGCTTCGGCGCAGGTAGCCCGTAAATGGTGGATGGGCGAAGTCGCCCGCCGCGCCAAGGAAGCCGAAGTGGACCCGGTCGACGTCGGCGTCACGCCGGAGCTGATCGTGGAACTGGACCGCCTGGTCCAGGCCGGCAAGATCAACGACAAGCTGGCCCGCCAGGTCCTCGACGGCGTCCTCGCCGGCGAAGGCACCCCGGAGGAAGTCATCGAGGGGCGCGGCCTGGCCGTGGTGTCCGACGACGGCCCCCTCCTCGAGGCGATCGACGCGGCCCTAGCGGCCCAGCCGGACGTCGCGGACAAGATCCGCGGCGGCAAGGTCCAGGCTGTCGGCGCCATCGTGGGCGGCGTGATGAAGGCCACCCGCGGACAGGCCGACGCCGGCCGCGTCCGCGAGCTGATCCTGGAACGTCTCGGAGTACAGGGCTAA
- a CDS encoding aminoglycoside phosphotransferase family protein has product MANLPAAEIAADPALVRQLVEEQHPELGGQTLQQVASGWDNYIYRLGTDYAVRLPRRRTAAGLTANEQRWLPQLTADVPVQTSAPLFCGAPCELYPWPWSITAWFDGQDVSLSPRDRNVALAEPLARFLNAFHRPAPPDFPRNPVRGGPLSGRDEAVQGRLNSGMVPHAARVQELWDEAQNIPAWTGPPLWLHGDLHPANLVAKDNTLQAVIDFGDLTAGDPATDLAAAWLVFDAEGRAGFRAALGSQYDGDPHVWERARGWAVCMATVLLANSDDAPGLYLVGSETLMEILTGDRERF; this is encoded by the coding sequence ATGGCCAACCTTCCCGCAGCTGAAATCGCCGCCGACCCCGCCCTGGTGCGGCAGCTCGTGGAGGAGCAGCATCCGGAGCTGGGCGGGCAGACCCTGCAGCAGGTCGCCAGTGGATGGGACAACTACATTTACCGGCTCGGCACCGACTATGCCGTGCGGCTGCCGCGCCGACGGACCGCCGCCGGACTGACGGCCAACGAACAGCGCTGGCTCCCGCAGCTGACCGCCGATGTGCCCGTACAGACCTCCGCCCCGCTGTTCTGCGGGGCACCGTGCGAGCTCTACCCCTGGCCGTGGAGCATCACCGCCTGGTTCGACGGCCAGGACGTGTCCCTCTCGCCCCGCGACCGCAACGTTGCCCTGGCCGAACCGCTGGCCCGGTTCCTTAATGCCTTCCACCGTCCGGCCCCGCCGGATTTCCCCCGCAACCCCGTCCGGGGCGGTCCGCTGTCGGGCCGGGACGAAGCCGTACAGGGCAGGCTGAACAGCGGCATGGTGCCCCACGCCGCCCGCGTGCAGGAACTCTGGGACGAAGCCCAGAACATCCCGGCCTGGACCGGGCCCCCGCTGTGGCTGCACGGAGACCTACACCCCGCGAATCTCGTGGCCAAGGACAACACCCTGCAGGCGGTCATCGATTTCGGCGACCTCACCGCCGGTGACCCGGCCACCGACCTCGCCGCGGCCTGGCTGGTGTTCGACGCCGAGGGCCGGGCCGGATTCCGCGCCGCCCTGGGTAGCCAGTACGACGGCGACCCGCACGTCTGGGAGCGGGCCCGCGGCTGGGCGGTCTGCATGGCTACCGTTCTGCTGGCCAATTCCGACGATGCCCCCGGGCTGTACCTGGTGGGCTCGGAAACCCTGATGGAAATTCTCACCGGCGACCGGGAAAGGTTCTAG
- a CDS encoding SpoIIE family protein phosphatase, which translates to MAASSWKHSVRISTEGDGHVQEDTCGYAAGTAWVIDGASVLLPQLGLPGPSDPAWYARNLDLLLTDAAVAAGPASGECSAPEVLAEALTRMDQLAGTVAGEERIRFPSAALCLAQLTGDGVEILALADCHAVVELEDGSSVHVTHEPADIRIGIEHSADPVRERELRVLDRELRNTPGRLWVARREAEAAYQARTVRLGPARRVVLASDGAWRAVELGLVDGPDGFLAAAGSAVAAQELLLALRTLQAELGENADDATLLTLERICP; encoded by the coding sequence GTGGCGGCCAGCAGCTGGAAGCACTCTGTCCGGATCTCCACCGAAGGCGACGGGCACGTGCAGGAAGACACCTGCGGGTACGCGGCCGGCACGGCCTGGGTGATCGACGGTGCCAGCGTACTGCTGCCCCAGCTGGGACTGCCCGGGCCCTCGGACCCGGCCTGGTACGCCCGGAACCTGGACCTGCTGTTGACCGATGCCGCGGTGGCTGCAGGTCCCGCCTCCGGCGAGTGCTCCGCTCCGGAGGTGCTGGCGGAAGCCCTAACCCGGATGGATCAGCTGGCCGGCACGGTGGCGGGGGAGGAACGGATCCGGTTTCCTTCCGCTGCGCTGTGCCTGGCCCAGCTGACGGGGGACGGCGTGGAGATTCTCGCACTGGCGGACTGCCATGCAGTGGTGGAACTGGAGGACGGTTCATCGGTTCACGTCACCCACGAACCGGCCGATATCCGGATCGGCATCGAACATTCGGCGGACCCGGTGCGGGAACGCGAGCTGCGCGTGCTGGACCGGGAGCTGCGCAACACCCCCGGCCGGCTGTGGGTGGCTCGACGGGAAGCAGAAGCCGCGTACCAGGCGCGCACTGTCCGGCTGGGCCCGGCACGGCGGGTGGTGCTTGCCTCCGACGGCGCCTGGCGGGCAGTGGAACTGGGTCTCGTCGACGGGCCGGACGGCTTCCTCGCGGCGGCAGGCTCCGCAGTCGCCGCCCAGGAACTGCTGCTGGCGCTGCGGACCCTGCAGGCGGAACTGGGCGAAAACGCCGACGACGCCACCCTCCTCACACTGGAAAGGATTTGCCCATGA
- a CDS encoding NAD(P)/FAD-dependent oxidoreductase, producing MTASTACDILVIGGGIAGLSLAAEVAARLAASRQSASGQAAAGQNRGSSGGVVLVEAEPTLGYHTSSRSARQLIPSYGPPVIQHLTVRTLALIRAAEADLPEPVLAPRSFLLIGDEEPVRDRASAHMHPVMPAEALGLAPELRPEAFSAAGLDTTSVACNTDALLDYHRERLTAAGGRIVTGQRVQAARRTGSPGRQRWEAAADGMRFEAPVVVNAAGAWADIVAEIFGARPQGLTPYRRTAAVVDVERPLDAGAPMVADAGDRFYYRPEGRQVLISPSEREPSVAEDSRPRDADVQALVELVNTVTTMGITGVARAWTGLRTETPDGLPAVGWDPAVPGFFWLAGQGGYGFQTSSAIAELAAGILLAEGVENGAREALSPARHQV from the coding sequence ATGACTGCGAGTACGGCCTGCGACATCCTGGTGATCGGCGGAGGAATAGCCGGTCTCTCTCTCGCCGCCGAGGTCGCGGCGCGGCTGGCCGCGTCCAGACAATCCGCGTCCGGACAGGCCGCAGCCGGGCAGAACCGGGGGAGCAGCGGCGGGGTTGTCCTGGTGGAAGCGGAACCTACCTTGGGGTACCACACGTCGTCCCGGTCCGCCCGGCAGCTGATCCCCAGTTATGGACCGCCGGTCATCCAGCACCTGACCGTACGGACCCTGGCCTTGATCAGGGCGGCGGAGGCGGACCTGCCGGAACCCGTCCTGGCGCCTCGGAGCTTCCTGCTGATCGGGGATGAGGAACCGGTGCGGGACCGGGCGAGCGCCCATATGCACCCGGTGATGCCGGCCGAGGCACTCGGGCTGGCTCCGGAACTCCGGCCGGAGGCGTTCAGTGCCGCAGGACTCGACACCACATCAGTGGCCTGTAATACCGATGCCCTGCTGGACTACCACCGGGAACGCCTGACCGCTGCAGGCGGCCGCATCGTCACGGGCCAGCGGGTGCAGGCGGCACGGCGCACGGGGAGCCCGGGCCGGCAGCGCTGGGAAGCCGCTGCTGACGGAATGCGGTTTGAGGCTCCGGTGGTGGTCAATGCAGCCGGCGCCTGGGCGGATATCGTCGCGGAAATCTTCGGAGCCCGTCCCCAGGGCCTCACACCCTACCGCCGCACCGCCGCCGTCGTCGATGTTGAACGGCCGCTGGACGCCGGGGCGCCCATGGTGGCGGATGCCGGCGACCGGTTCTACTACCGGCCTGAAGGCAGGCAGGTACTTATATCGCCGTCGGAACGCGAACCGAGCGTGGCAGAGGACTCCCGGCCGCGCGACGCGGATGTGCAGGCATTGGTGGAACTGGTCAACACGGTCACGACCATGGGCATCACCGGAGTTGCCCGCGCCTGGACCGGGCTGCGTACGGAGACACCGGACGGGCTGCCCGCCGTGGGCTGGGATCCGGCCGTCCCGGGGTTCTTCTGGCTGGCCGGACAGGGCGGATACGGGTTCCAGACGTCCTCCGCCATCGCCGAGCTGGCAGCGGGAATCCTGCTTGCCGAGGGCGTCGAAAACGGTGCCCGGGAAGCCCTCAGCCCTGCCCGCCACCAAGTGTGA